The following are from one region of the Methanospirillum hungatei genome:
- a CDS encoding YgiT-type zinc finger protein, with protein sequence MPAYVCERCHEAYFTPDISRKMDTIIEEARKGSLCMKALAAGEVSM encoded by the coding sequence ATTCCAGCATATGTATGTGAACGGTGTCATGAAGCATATTTCACTCCGGATATTTCACGAAAAATGGATACCATCATTGAAGAAGCACGAAAGGGTAGTTTATGTATGAAAGCTCTCGCTGCAGGCGAAGTCAGTATGTAG
- the rnhB gene encoding ribonuclease HII, whose protein sequence is MICGVDEAGKGSVLGPMVIAAVGCMQMDDLTALGVADSKKLTKDSRERLNASIREQFPYSIVIRTAEDIDTLRQTMTMNEIVARAHAEALDALSCTEAYVDACDVNEKRYGETVRSFSTSDTTIIARHKADALYSPVSAASIVAKVERDHIITELAQIHGTIGSGYPSDPVTIAYLQEYISTHKRPPVIARSSWETVKQMIHRKNQCSLLDF, encoded by the coding sequence ATGATCTGTGGAGTGGATGAAGCCGGAAAAGGATCGGTACTTGGTCCGATGGTAATCGCCGCGGTGGGATGCATGCAGATGGATGACCTCACGGCTCTTGGAGTTGCAGACTCTAAAAAACTTACAAAAGATTCTCGAGAACGACTAAATGCTTCAATACGGGAACAATTTCCCTATTCGATAGTAATTCGGACTGCTGAAGACATTGATACACTCCGCCAGACCATGACCATGAATGAGATAGTTGCCCGGGCACACGCAGAGGCGTTGGATGCTCTGTCCTGCACTGAGGCATATGTCGATGCATGTGATGTGAATGAAAAGCGGTATGGAGAGACCGTGAGATCCTTTTCCACATCCGACACAACAATTATCGCCCGTCATAAAGCTGATGCATTATATTCTCCTGTATCTGCAGCTTCTATTGTTGCCAAAGTAGAACGTGATCACATTATCACAGAGCTTGCACAAATCCACGGCACAATTGGTAGTGGATATCCTTCTGATCCGGTTACTATTGCATATCTTCAGGAATACATTTCAACGCATAAGCGACCTCCGGTGATTGCGCGTTCAAGTTGGGAGACCGTAAAACAGATGATACATCGTAAAAACCAGTGTTCCCTTTTAGATTTCTGA
- a CDS encoding site-2 protease family protein, translating into MEWFLILLGCIAIYVLFLAYIRTYNPYPRYITLYGPIIGLKTENVGFFDYFRRYSGFLRIYGTIGVAMVIIVSIAMVIMLLLSVNLTLELKPEPTSLHKPQNIFLIPGVNEFVPSTFAVWFAFILTLVVHEFGHAILCRVEQIAVKSMGVLFLIIPIGAFVEPDEEGVKKASPWPRMRMYGAGIINNIIIGLISFGLMVSLIGLAVPTQEPVVVGLYQNYSAAQADVPTPSIIRTVNGEAVQTSKDVSDILNTTRPGDAVLVGFDHKGEVRDYSLNVSPWPEALGEHESGFMGVYYYNGQGIIDTVRSMFSPIGIFMLLSVPFNPTMEGQYLRILGFDVSDTEYYSAPFPGYWELIHLLFWSGFINFAAGLFNALPMIPLDGGFIFKEGTERILARRGLSKYADHIVGFVSTGMIVLMVAIFALPYLFHL; encoded by the coding sequence ATGGAATGGTTTCTTATCCTGCTCGGCTGCATTGCCATTTATGTCCTCTTCCTTGCATATATCAGGACATACAACCCGTATCCCCGCTATATCACGCTCTATGGTCCGATAATCGGGCTGAAAACTGAAAACGTTGGATTTTTTGATTATTTTAGACGATACTCCGGCTTTTTACGAATATATGGAACTATCGGAGTGGCAATGGTTATCATCGTATCAATTGCGATGGTCATAATGCTCCTTTTGTCGGTAAATCTCACGCTGGAGCTAAAACCTGAACCAACATCACTTCATAAACCCCAGAATATTTTTTTAATTCCTGGCGTGAATGAATTTGTTCCCTCAACCTTTGCCGTCTGGTTTGCTTTTATCCTCACTCTTGTCGTCCATGAATTTGGTCATGCAATTTTGTGTAGGGTAGAACAGATAGCAGTAAAAAGTATGGGTGTATTATTCCTGATAATTCCCATCGGAGCATTTGTTGAACCAGATGAAGAAGGGGTGAAAAAAGCATCTCCCTGGCCTAGAATGAGGATGTATGGTGCTGGAATTATTAATAACATCATTATCGGGCTGATAAGTTTCGGCCTCATGGTAAGTCTGATAGGACTAGCTGTTCCAACCCAGGAACCTGTTGTCGTTGGACTGTATCAGAACTACTCTGCTGCCCAGGCAGATGTTCCAACCCCTTCAATAATCAGGACCGTAAATGGAGAGGCTGTGCAGACATCAAAAGACGTGTCAGATATTTTAAATACGACACGACCAGGAGATGCGGTTCTTGTTGGATTTGATCATAAAGGAGAAGTTCGGGACTACTCCCTAAATGTGTCCCCCTGGCCTGAAGCATTAGGAGAACACGAATCCGGGTTCATGGGAGTGTATTATTACAATGGTCAGGGAATTATCGATACCGTCAGGAGTATGTTCTCTCCGATTGGTATTTTCATGTTACTCTCAGTTCCTTTCAATCCGACCATGGAAGGGCAATACTTACGAATACTTGGATTTGACGTATCAGATACTGAATATTATTCCGCTCCGTTCCCTGGATACTGGGAACTCATTCATCTCCTCTTCTGGAGTGGATTTATCAACTTTGCAGCCGGATTATTCAATGCTCTTCCAATGATCCCCCTCGATGGAGGGTTCATATTTAAGGAAGGAACAGAGCGTATACTAGCCAGACGCGGTCTTTCAAAATATGCAGATCATATCGTTGGTTTTGTAAGCACCGGGATGATAGTTCTCATGGTTGCTATCTTCGCTCTTCCATATCTTTTTCATCTGTAA
- a CDS encoding RDD family protein: protein MSDNNQNHHNSGAPKYFAGLGRRIVAGIIDVVILTIIAGFGAYYLGLTEGYRMLLMMLRHEEVRTMEGVLVTSPFPGQVATFLLVTIVLIPWLYCALLESSKNQATLGKMTCRAVVTDLHGNRITFARASLRHFAKFVSGILFLSGFIAIAYTKHSQGFHDIIAACLVYYRPEKIE, encoded by the coding sequence GTGTCAGATAATAATCAGAATCACCATAATTCAGGTGCTCCAAAATATTTTGCAGGACTAGGCAGGAGGATTGTTGCGGGAATAATTGACGTTGTAATTCTTACTATCATTGCAGGGTTTGGTGCATATTATTTAGGACTGACGGAAGGCTATCGAATGCTTCTCATGATGCTACGACATGAAGAGGTAAGAACTATGGAAGGCGTTCTGGTTACCTCACCCTTCCCAGGACAGGTGGCAACATTTCTTCTGGTCACCATAGTTCTGATTCCCTGGCTCTATTGTGCTTTGCTCGAATCATCTAAAAACCAGGCAACTCTTGGAAAGATGACGTGTCGGGCAGTAGTTACCGACCTGCATGGAAACCGGATTACATTTGCACGAGCATCCCTTCGGCATTTTGCGAAATTTGTTTCAGGAATCCTGTTTTTATCAGGATTTATTGCAATAGCATATACCAAACATTCGCAAGGATTCCATGATATAATAGCAGCATGCCTGGTGTATTACAGGCCGGAAAAAATAGAATAA
- a CDS encoding acylphosphatase, whose amino-acid sequence MKRVNMIASGSVQGVGFRAYVQKIAQDRHIAGWVRNLADGTVEIEAEGPDDLLNRFIESIRSSKTIFINVHSLQVRDISVTNEQGFTIRR is encoded by the coding sequence ATGAAACGGGTAAATATGATCGCATCAGGGAGCGTTCAGGGAGTCGGTTTCAGAGCATATGTACAGAAAATTGCACAGGACAGGCACATCGCCGGATGGGTACGAAATCTGGCTGACGGAACTGTTGAGATTGAAGCAGAAGGACCAGATGATCTCCTGAACCGTTTTATTGAATCCATCAGATCGTCAAAGACGATATTTATTAACGTTCATTCTTTACAGGTTCGTGATATTTCAGTTACGAACGAACAGGGTTTTACAATCAGAAGATGA
- a CDS encoding PAS domain-containing protein, translating into MVKVLLVHNGSNPAHCVKKLLADSLQVELYEVRSVPEGKDRHQGIMPDIILIPLPEWSDPMIHTITQWQHRCTSEGLHPGFLLFTVQNDSLTFFDITYGSMPIRLNQSDTGHQVISSIRQVVGRSRVERSLREDYDHHNRIICHMPLSCLDVDEGLISRTTPHFTQLSGFDESEILGKSPEYFISSDSASQPGDILLHLYHQKCIEGAITGKNGEHVPCRLTLHSKESGLPGDGLWFIEDRREYAVISSALRETEYECREQLYLAETLVIRLGPDGTISFVNPAAVRCFGYEPDELTGKSVGILFPSGTLQDVTNPVSLFLEVSDESSSAIHIFEHCKKNGNHLWIAWTSRGLYSSDNELTGIICIGTDMTEQASNGEERISTRVWRDRILSYTDISPEVFDAVLQACMEIGREGREGKTIGTSFLVGDSEEVLKRSRQLILNPFSGHPPEMRMVSVPDVREMLKEYALLDGAFVVTGDGILEAAGRYITLDTSAVSLPKGMGTRHSSVAALTGVTDAIGFVVSESGGKVSIMKKGKIVKVIA; encoded by the coding sequence ATGGTGAAAGTTCTTCTTGTTCATAACGGAAGTAATCCGGCACATTGTGTGAAAAAATTGCTTGCCGATTCACTTCAGGTTGAGCTGTATGAGGTTCGTTCTGTACCTGAAGGGAAAGATAGACATCAGGGAATTATGCCTGATATTATTCTTATACCATTGCCGGAATGGTCTGATCCGATGATTCACACCATAACCCAATGGCAACACCGTTGTACATCAGAAGGGCTTCATCCAGGCTTTCTGCTTTTTACAGTCCAGAATGACTCTCTGACTTTTTTTGATATTACCTATGGGAGCATGCCAATCCGTCTTAACCAGTCAGATACCGGCCATCAGGTTATTTCTTCGATTCGGCAGGTTGTCGGGAGATCAAGAGTTGAACGTTCACTTCGTGAGGATTATGATCATCATAACCGGATAATCTGTCATATGCCTCTTTCATGTCTGGATGTGGATGAAGGCCTTATTAGTCGGACAACTCCTCATTTCACACAATTATCCGGATTTGATGAGTCCGAGATTCTAGGAAAATCACCTGAATATTTTATCTCGTCCGATTCTGCCTCACAGCCGGGTGATATTCTTCTTCATCTATATCATCAGAAATGTATTGAAGGCGCTATTACGGGTAAAAATGGGGAACATGTCCCTTGCAGACTCACTCTCCATTCAAAAGAGTCAGGACTCCCGGGAGATGGACTCTGGTTTATCGAGGATCGCCGTGAATATGCAGTCATCAGTTCAGCTCTTCGGGAAACAGAGTATGAATGCCGCGAACAACTCTATCTCGCTGAGACTCTGGTCATCAGACTTGGTCCGGATGGGACAATTTCATTTGTAAATCCGGCTGCTGTCAGGTGTTTTGGCTATGAACCTGATGAACTAACCGGCAAAAGTGTAGGGATTTTGTTCCCTTCTGGAACATTACAGGATGTGACAAACCCGGTATCTCTGTTCCTTGAAGTGTCAGATGAATCATCTTCAGCAATTCATATTTTTGAACATTGTAAAAAGAATGGAAATCATCTCTGGATAGCATGGACCAGCCGGGGGCTCTATAGTTCGGATAATGAACTGACCGGCATCATCTGCATCGGCACAGATATGACTGAGCAGGCATCCAACGGTGAAGAGAGAATATCCACCCGCGTGTGGCGTGACCGGATTCTTTCCTATACAGACATCTCTCCAGAGGTCTTTGATGCAGTCCTTCAGGCATGTATGGAAATTGGAAGAGAGGGCCGTGAAGGCAAGACAATTGGAACCTCATTTCTCGTCGGGGACTCAGAAGAAGTGCTGAAACGATCCCGACAACTTATCCTTAATCCATTTTCCGGCCACCCCCCTGAAATGCGGATGGTATCTGTGCCTGATGTAAGAGAGATGCTCAAAGAATATGCGCTTTTGGACGGAGCATTTGTTGTCACCGGTGATGGAATACTGGAAGCAGCAGGGAGGTACATCACTCTGGATACCTCTGCTGTGTCTTTACCAAAAGGGATGGGAACACGTCATTCATCTGTAGCTGCTTTAACGGGAGTTACTGATGCCATTGGATTTGTAGTGTCGGAAAGTGGTGGAAAAGTTTCCATAATGAAAAAAGGTAAAATTGTGAAGGTTATTGCCTGA
- a CDS encoding rubredoxin — MQKMKCSICGHVYDPVLGDKDAPAGTDFQSLPEGWVCPVCLAAKPLFRPI; from the coding sequence ATGCAGAAAATGAAATGCAGCATATGTGGGCATGTTTATGATCCTGTTCTCGGTGATAAGGATGCTCCGGCAGGCACAGATTTTCAATCTTTACCAGAAGGATGGGTTTGTCCGGTCTGTCTTGCAGCAAAGCCTCTTTTCAGGCCGATCTAA
- a CDS encoding PAS domain S-box protein has translation MIRILLLDNEQTINERTSSYLKEQNGFQVRITDSVKSATNLLSQCSYDVIVSEYDIPDLDSISFLKQNRQRGNQIPFIFFTNKGTEEIIIDALNEGADFFLRKQDLTPQILSKLATYIVQAVKRTREKHCDSGQMHSEKIHHHTEYAWHVQTIMNAIPAPVFFRDTSGIYQQCNSAFEALIGIQKSSIIGRSVYDLYPKDLADHYRYMDDLILKNPYVQQYEYVITNAQGEKLDALFSNSAFLSDNGEIKGIMGVILEVTDRKELERIILENEEKYRTIANYTYDWESWLSPGGTYLYISPSCERISGYSADEFYNEPDLITRITHPDDKEIVNHHYSHVPHENDGIFHMDYRIITKKGETRWISHNCQSVFRDDGTWLGRRENKRDITFRKEITLANERANKKLHLLSNITRHDILNQLTIMSGLTDLLSDYSDNPDIRAMLNRMNQTIETIHSQIIFTRDYQEIGTHTPQWHHLPSIVHQAKRGIAIQTVDIDPELENIHILVDPLIEKVFFCLLDNSQRHGKRVTVVKLSCAIKNSGVIIVYEDNGCGIINENKDKIFNRGFGNNTGYGLFLAKEILTISGLNIHETGIFGEGVRFEISIPKGLWRREPLNKTI, from the coding sequence GTGATCAGAATCCTTCTTCTAGACAATGAACAGACAATAAATGAAAGAACGTCTTCATATCTTAAAGAACAGAATGGATTTCAAGTTAGAATCACTGACAGTGTAAAAAGCGCAACGAATCTCCTTTCTCAATGCTCCTATGATGTTATTGTATCAGAGTATGATATTCCTGATTTGGATAGCATATCATTTTTAAAACAGAACCGCCAAAGAGGAAATCAAATTCCATTTATTTTTTTTACAAATAAAGGAACTGAAGAGATTATTATCGATGCCTTGAATGAAGGAGCAGACTTCTTTCTTCGAAAACAGGATCTTACTCCTCAAATTCTCTCGAAACTAGCTACCTATATTGTGCAGGCAGTCAAAAGGACGAGAGAAAAACACTGTGACTCTGGACAGATGCATTCGGAAAAAATTCACCACCACACAGAATATGCATGGCATGTTCAGACAATAATGAATGCTATTCCTGCACCCGTATTTTTCAGGGATACATCCGGTATTTATCAGCAATGTAACAGCGCCTTTGAAGCACTGATTGGTATTCAAAAATCCTCAATTATCGGACGGTCTGTGTATGATCTCTACCCGAAGGATCTGGCAGATCATTACCGATATATGGATGATCTGATTCTGAAAAATCCCTATGTTCAACAATATGAGTATGTTATCACAAATGCTCAAGGAGAAAAATTAGATGCTCTTTTCTCTAATTCTGCCTTTCTTTCAGATAATGGGGAGATTAAAGGAATTATGGGGGTCATTCTTGAGGTGACCGACAGAAAAGAACTTGAACGAATCATTCTTGAAAATGAAGAAAAATACCGGACTATCGCTAATTATACATATGACTGGGAATCCTGGTTAAGTCCGGGAGGGACGTATCTCTATATTTCTCCTTCCTGTGAGAGAATTTCCGGGTATTCAGCAGATGAATTTTACAATGAACCAGACCTGATTACCAGAATTACTCATCCCGATGACAAAGAGATAGTGAATCATCACTATTCCCATGTTCCACATGAGAATGATGGAATTTTCCACATGGATTATCGGATAATAACAAAAAAAGGAGAGACAAGATGGATTAGTCATAATTGTCAATCAGTCTTCAGGGATGATGGAACATGGCTTGGAAGAAGAGAAAACAAGCGGGATATTACCTTTCGAAAGGAAATAACTCTGGCAAACGAGAGAGCGAACAAAAAACTCCACTTATTATCCAATATCACCAGACATGACATTCTCAATCAGTTGACGATTATGAGTGGACTTACAGATCTTTTGTCAGATTATTCAGATAATCCAGATATCAGGGCTATGCTGAACAGGATGAACCAGACCATCGAAACAATTCATTCTCAAATTATCTTTACCCGGGACTACCAGGAGATAGGAACTCATACTCCTCAATGGCATCATCTTCCATCAATCGTTCATCAAGCAAAAAGGGGAATCGCTATACAGACTGTGGATATCGACCCTGAACTGGAAAATATCCATATCCTTGTGGATCCATTAATTGAAAAAGTATTTTTTTGTTTGCTGGATAATTCACAACGTCATGGGAAACGAGTTACTGTGGTGAAATTATCATGTGCGATAAAAAATTCCGGGGTCATCATTGTTTATGAAGATAACGGATGTGGGATAATAAACGAAAATAAAGATAAAATTTTCAACCGGGGTTTTGGAAACAATACCGGGTATGGTCTTTTCTTAGCTAAGGAGATTCTGACAATTTCCGGATTAAATATTCATGAAACTGGAATATTCGGAGAAGGAGTACGATTTGAAATCTCGATTCCGAAGGGACTATGGAGACGTGAACCGCTAAACAAAACGATTTAA